The genomic window TAGTCGTTTCGACTGTTATAATTATAGGAAACAATAAAttgtttattgctccatggtttttacactacaaaatttacattttctaaGTTGAGAATTTTTACTTATTGTAGAACAGGGGAGTTTCATATTTATCTTTGTAACAAGAATTCAAACTAattgataaatattttgtttcaaagaagAAATAAACACGTAAGTATTTAAAAGTATTATATTAAacacattatttaaaaatgttgcatttttttacagaaatttaTTAGAGAGtttatttgttacttttgttttaacccctCTCTGCAAGTGGAACAGCCGCGTGTTTACATTTTTCGTCTGGCTCCCTGTCGTGACGCAGTGATCAGAAACACAGAATGTATCAGGGAACCAAGACAAGTGGACTTTAAATTAAGAAGCAGACGACCCAAATTCCAAGTTTTGACAGAGTAAGAAATGGCACATTTCTCGAGACTTTGGCTTTTAAGTCGACATTTATATCCACAGGCGACCATTAATAGGGTAGCTGGTTTGGTCAATTCCGGCTTGCAACGACGTTTTGCTTCATCTGCTGCAGAAACAGGTTTGTAAATTTCccgaaataaaaaaacattgacttgtttttgttgtgtacGATTATTGTAAGAGAGTCTTAATCTCATCATGTTTACATAAGGTTTATTGCAATTACCGCCTGACTGATTTTCTGAATTGCCGAAAGGCACTTTGGGATGGGAAAAGGGGCTTCCCACAGTGCATTTCGGCCATTCAGCAAAATCAGTCAGGGGTAATTGCAATAAACCTTATCAAACAGTTGTTTGATTTGACAGCTGACATGGAAGTAGGGCATGATTTGCATACTTTAATAAGTAACCACTAATAAGATAAAGGATTGTGTTTTGTTCATTAAAAGTGCGTCATTTGAAATGTCATAAAACTTGTTGCAAGTTTTGTTGTGTGACTTCAATTATCAACAGAAAACTTGCAAACATGAATTTTATAGCTTGCTCTGTAAGATgagaattaaataaaaacaaataacaaattaaaaatccaaatgaaattataataaatttaaattgaGATTTATTGTGACTAacattggtttgttttgttttcattattcaGGGGAAACTGTTATTACTGAGAGACAAGACAACATCTTTCTAGTAGGAATAAACCGACCGGACAGTCGTAATGCAGTGAATCGACAGACAGCTTTACTCTTAAGATCAGCATTTGAAGAGTTTGATAAAGATCACAGCCTAAGTGTAGCTGTTTTCTATGGTGTTGgtaagaccccccccccaagtgtTAAGCAGTACAACAACAAGAACACAACAATAcaacaacataaacaacaacaaaatgctgGTATTTGTACGTTTATAATTACATTACTTCGAAGTTAAATGTTTCTTCGGAATGCTTTATACTTCTGAAGCTGTTGTTGGCTTGaaaccaaaagttgttattgtcattattttaaaaGCGATAACCTAACATTTACCTTCCCTTTTAGCActctatactcagtactttctttgAAAATGAGAAATTCAaattagctgtttcaaactgcttaccaaccaaaaggacatgtgatataaatgcaaaaaatagttaatggtctgacgttttgTCCATAGCAGAtgtttctcaaaggctaaatgacgtcacaacatAACACAcgtgaacaggtaactaagtgtaaCATGAAAATGCTCCCAGGAGTAAGACGGATTATGGAAATGAGTCTTATATGATTATTTGTACAGGTGGTAACTTTTGTGCAGGGATGGATCTGAAAGAGGTGTCATCATACCAAGACTTTGATTTGAAAGAAGTCAATCTGGATCCACAGGGACCAATGGTAAGAATACAAACATTTAAGATAACCAAAATTTTTCATTcatcaaactttttttctgaaaatccTACCCCAGATGATAATTGCAGTTCAGGAATGGTCAATCACTTGAGAGTTAACATTCAGGTTGACCCAGACAAAGAACTGACAAATGACATGACAATatcttccacctctaggacccaggttcaaatcacgctgcgGCACTACGAAACAATCTCCTCACCATTCAACAAGACAATGTACCCAAGAACAGCCAGAGAACGGAACTTACTACCACCAGTTACCCCTGCAGCACCAGACATCAACTCCTGTATATCCAGTTTGGCTGAAATAAACCTCAAAGAAATTGTTAAGAATGCGcgttttaaaatttaatctaCACTTATAAACTGACCCTGTGTGTGATAACCAGCCAACTGACCCTGTGTGTGATAACCAGCCAACtggttgtgttttttcttgcacaGTATCCCTGGGCAAGCAGAAGCAGAAGAAACAATTCATTCTTAGATTACAATTTCTCTAATAATTTGATTTGTGAACTGATCTTTCCTTGCAGGGTCCTAGTAAGATGATACTAAGCAAGCCAGTGATTGCAGCAGTGAGTGGCTATGCAGTAGCAGGTGGTATGGAGCTATCATTGATCTGTGATATGAGAGTAGTTGAGAAGAGCGCTACCTTCGGAATATTCAACAGGAGATTTGGTAAGTTTACTTAAGGTGGACATATTGCACTGTTTGGTTAGGGTAAATATGTCTGTCTATACCCAAACTAAATAATGCACTCCTATATGGTGTTCGCCATATCTCAATagaggttaaagccattatacactttcggtacagaaaaagaaaaaaaagttcacagatttacaattaatttacagggtttacagaaggtaatgttgaaagacttctcttgaagtattgttccgtgaaatgctttactttttgagaaaacattaaaacaatataaattctcgttagcgagaataacggatttattttaaacacatgtcatgacacggcgaaacgcgcggaaacaagaatgggttttctcgttattttctctcgactccgatgaccgattgaacctaaattttcacaggtttgttattttatatataagttgtgatacacgaagtgtgggacttggacaatactgtttactgaaagtgtataatggctttaatggtgcGCTTTCAACAATCATCGAATGATCAGCTTTTATTTGCCCCTCTACATTTCAGGGATCCCTCTGATTGATGGTGGAACAGTCCGTCTGCCTAAACTCATTGGTCTTTCCAGGGCACTTGATTTGATCCTAACAGGAAGACCAGTTGGAGCTGAAGAAGCTTATAGCTTTGGTCTCGCTAATAGAGTGGTACCTGATGGAGAAGGTGAGTTTGCATGCATTGAATGGGTGAACCAGACCTAATCATTATTGTCAGGTTGGCTTAGGGGTCTCTGCCATTAAAGtttgtggaccctggttcgaatcccactttgGATTGGAGCTGTTCATATGGATTGGGTTGTCCCCGTTTAGGTTTTCCTCTTGTgtctaaaacatttatttttcaacCTCTTCTCTTCACATGATCACCACAGGCCTACAAGTTACACAAGGTAATTTTGAGATCCATGGTTTCATTTCCAAAAgtgtaaaatatttaaaacttaattttaagtagttttgggtttgaacaaagattGACTGGAGCATGACTTGAACcgacaacctccagattaacgtactggcactctaccaactgagctatctaaccctatgTTAACAGTCTCCCTTTTGGTCAGTGTCTTTGTTCagggttgccagtcagaagccatacagccTAAattaacgatacaacctggaaagcgc from Asterias amurensis chromosome 17, ASM3211899v1 includes these protein-coding regions:
- the LOC139949720 gene encoding enoyl-CoA hydratase EchA19-like is translated as MAHFSRLWLLSRHLYPQATINRVAGLVNSGLQRRFASSAAETGETVITERQDNIFLVGINRPDSRNAVNRQTALLLRSAFEEFDKDHSLSVAVFYGVGGNFCAGMDLKEVSSYQDFDLKEVNLDPQGPMGPSKMILSKPVIAAVSGYAVAGGMELSLICDMRVVEKSATFGIFNRRFGIPLIDGGTVRLPKLIGLSRALDLILTGRPVGAEEAYSFGLANRVVPDGEALDHAILLAKQIAAFPQGCMKTDRRSAYNSSFDGSTFQDALHYEFDTGSEVLSTESLPGATQFVKGMGRGGSFESQE